In Tursiops truncatus isolate mTurTru1 chromosome 19, mTurTru1.mat.Y, whole genome shotgun sequence, a genomic segment contains:
- the DPF1 gene encoding zinc finger protein neuro-d4 isoform X3, with amino-acid sequence MGGLSARPSAGRTGPAGTCWGQDPGSKMATVIPGPLSLGEDFYREAIEHCRSYNARLCAERSLRLPFLDSQTGVAQNNCYIWMEKTHRGPGLAPGQIYTYPARCWRKKRRLNILEDPRLRPCEYKIDCEAPLKKEGGLPEGPVLEALLCAETGEKKIELKEEETIMDCQKQQLLEFPHDLEVEDLEDDIPRRKNRAKGKAYGIGGLRKRQDTASLEDRDKPYVCDICGKRYKNRPGLSYHYTHTHLAEEEGEENAERHALPFHRKNNHKQFYKELAWVPEAQRKHTAKKAPDGTVIPNGYCDFCLGGSKKTGCPEDLISCADCGRSGHPSCLQFTVNMTAAVRTYRWQCIECKSCSLCGTSENDDQLLFCDDCDRGYHMYCLSPPMAEPPEGSWSCHLCLRHLKEKASAYITLT; translated from the exons ATGGGCGGCCTCAGCGCCCGCCCGAGCGCTGGGAGGACCGGCCCGGCGGGGACCTGCTGGGGGCAGGACCCTGGGAGCAAGATGGCCACGGTCATCCCCGGCCCCCTGAG CCTAGGCGAGGACTTCTACCGAGAAGCCATCGAGCACTGCCGCAGCTACAACGCGCGCCTGTGCGCCGAGCGCAGCCTGCGCCTGCCGTTCCTCGACTCGCAGACCGGCGTGGCCCAGAACAACTGCTACATCTGGATGGAGAAGACCCACCGCGGCCCGG GTTTGGCCCCGGGACAGATTTACACGTACCCCGCCCGCTGTTGGAGAAAGAAACGGAGACTCAACATCCTGGAAGACCCCAGACTCCGGCCCTGCGAGTATAAGATTG ACTGTGAGGCGCCATTGAAGAAGGAGGGCGGCCTCCCAGAAGGGCCGGTCCTTGAGGCTCTACTGTGTGCTGAGACAGGGGAGAAGAAGATAGAGCTGAAGGAGGAGGAGACCATTATGGACTGCCAG AAACAGCAGCTGCTGGAGTTTCCACATGATCTTGAAGTGGAAGACTTGGAGGATGACATTCCCAGGAGGAAGAACAGGGCCAAAGGAAAG GCATATGGCATCGGGGGTCTCCGGAAACGCCAGGACACCGCTTCCCTGGAGGACCGAGACAAGCCGTATGTCTGTGATA TCTGTGGGAAACGGTATAAGAACCGGCCAGGGCTCAGCTACCACTACACCCACACCCACCTGgctgaggaggagggggaggagaacgCCGAACGCCACGCCCTGCCCTTCCACCGGAAAAACAACCATAAAC agttttACAAAGAATTGGCCTGGGTCCctgaggcacagaggaaacaCACAG CCAAGAAGGCGCCTGATGGCACTGTCATCCCCAACGGCTACTGTGACTTCTGCCTGGGTGGCTCCAAGAAGACGGGGTGTCCCGAGGACCTCATCTCCTGTGCCGACTGTGGGCGATCAG GACACCCCTCGTGTTTACAGTTCACGGTGAACATGACGGCAGCTGTGCGGACCTACCGCTGGCAGTGCATCGAGTGCaagtcctgcagcctgtgtggCACCTCGGAGAACGAC GACCAGCTGCTGTTTTGTGACGACTGCGATCGGGGTTACCACATGTACTGCCTGAGTCCCCCCATGGCGGAGCCCCCGGAAG GGAGCTGGAGTTGTCACCTCTGTCTTCGGCACCTGAAAGAGAAGGCCTCTGCCTACATCACCCTCACCTAG
- the DPF1 gene encoding zinc finger protein neuro-d4 isoform X8, producing MATAIQNPLKSLGEDFYREAIEHCRSYNARLCAERSLRLPFLDSQTGVAQNNCYIWMEKTHRGPGLAPGQIYTYPARCWRKKRRLNILEDPRLRPCEYKIDCEAPLKKEGGLPEGPVLEALLCAETGEKKIELKEEETIMDCQKQQLLEFPHDLEVEDLEDDIPRRKNRAKGKAYGIGGLRKRQDTASLEDRDKPYVCDICGKRYKNRPGLSYHYTHTHLAEEEGEENAERHALPFHRKNNHKPKKAPDGTVIPNGYCDFCLGGSKKTGCPEDLISCADCGRSGHPSCLQFTVNMTAAVRTYRWQCIECKSCSLCGTSENDDQLLFCDDCDRGYHMYCLSPPMAEPPEGSWSCHLCLRHLKEKASAYITLT from the exons ATGGCCACCGCCATTCAGAACCCGCTCAAGTC CCTAGGCGAGGACTTCTACCGAGAAGCCATCGAGCACTGCCGCAGCTACAACGCGCGCCTGTGCGCCGAGCGCAGCCTGCGCCTGCCGTTCCTCGACTCGCAGACCGGCGTGGCCCAGAACAACTGCTACATCTGGATGGAGAAGACCCACCGCGGCCCGG GTTTGGCCCCGGGACAGATTTACACGTACCCCGCCCGCTGTTGGAGAAAGAAACGGAGACTCAACATCCTGGAAGACCCCAGACTCCGGCCCTGCGAGTATAAGATTG ACTGTGAGGCGCCATTGAAGAAGGAGGGCGGCCTCCCAGAAGGGCCGGTCCTTGAGGCTCTACTGTGTGCTGAGACAGGGGAGAAGAAGATAGAGCTGAAGGAGGAGGAGACCATTATGGACTGCCAG AAACAGCAGCTGCTGGAGTTTCCACATGATCTTGAAGTGGAAGACTTGGAGGATGACATTCCCAGGAGGAAGAACAGGGCCAAAGGAAAG GCATATGGCATCGGGGGTCTCCGGAAACGCCAGGACACCGCTTCCCTGGAGGACCGAGACAAGCCGTATGTCTGTGATA TCTGTGGGAAACGGTATAAGAACCGGCCAGGGCTCAGCTACCACTACACCCACACCCACCTGgctgaggaggagggggaggagaacgCCGAACGCCACGCCCTGCCCTTCCACCGGAAAAACAACCATAAAC CCAAGAAGGCGCCTGATGGCACTGTCATCCCCAACGGCTACTGTGACTTCTGCCTGGGTGGCTCCAAGAAGACGGGGTGTCCCGAGGACCTCATCTCCTGTGCCGACTGTGGGCGATCAG GACACCCCTCGTGTTTACAGTTCACGGTGAACATGACGGCAGCTGTGCGGACCTACCGCTGGCAGTGCATCGAGTGCaagtcctgcagcctgtgtggCACCTCGGAGAACGAC GACCAGCTGCTGTTTTGTGACGACTGCGATCGGGGTTACCACATGTACTGCCTGAGTCCCCCCATGGCGGAGCCCCCGGAAG GGAGCTGGAGTTGTCACCTCTGTCTTCGGCACCTGAAAGAGAAGGCCTCTGCCTACATCACCCTCACCTAG
- the DPF1 gene encoding zinc finger protein neuro-d4 isoform X5, which yields MATAIQNPLKSLGEDFYREAIEHCRSYNARLCAERSLRLPFLDSQTGVAQNNCYIWMEKTHRGPGLAPGQIYTYPARCWRKKRRLNILEDPRLRPCEYKIDCEAPLKKEGGLPEGPVLEALLCAETGEKKIELKEEETIMDCQKQQLLEFPHDLEVEDLEDDIPRRKNRAKGKAYGIGGLRKRQDTASLEDRDKPYVCDICGKRYKNRPGLSYHYTHTHLAEEEGEENAERHALPFHRKNNHKQFYKELAWVPEAQRKHTAKKAPDGTVIPNGYCDFCLGGSKKTGCPEDLISCADCGRSGHPSCLQFTVNMTAAVRTYRWQCIECKSCSLCGTSENDGASWAGLTSQDQLLFCDDCDRGYHMYCLSPPMAEPPEGSWSCHLCLRHLKEKASAYITLT from the exons ATGGCCACCGCCATTCAGAACCCGCTCAAGTC CCTAGGCGAGGACTTCTACCGAGAAGCCATCGAGCACTGCCGCAGCTACAACGCGCGCCTGTGCGCCGAGCGCAGCCTGCGCCTGCCGTTCCTCGACTCGCAGACCGGCGTGGCCCAGAACAACTGCTACATCTGGATGGAGAAGACCCACCGCGGCCCGG GTTTGGCCCCGGGACAGATTTACACGTACCCCGCCCGCTGTTGGAGAAAGAAACGGAGACTCAACATCCTGGAAGACCCCAGACTCCGGCCCTGCGAGTATAAGATTG ACTGTGAGGCGCCATTGAAGAAGGAGGGCGGCCTCCCAGAAGGGCCGGTCCTTGAGGCTCTACTGTGTGCTGAGACAGGGGAGAAGAAGATAGAGCTGAAGGAGGAGGAGACCATTATGGACTGCCAG AAACAGCAGCTGCTGGAGTTTCCACATGATCTTGAAGTGGAAGACTTGGAGGATGACATTCCCAGGAGGAAGAACAGGGCCAAAGGAAAG GCATATGGCATCGGGGGTCTCCGGAAACGCCAGGACACCGCTTCCCTGGAGGACCGAGACAAGCCGTATGTCTGTGATA TCTGTGGGAAACGGTATAAGAACCGGCCAGGGCTCAGCTACCACTACACCCACACCCACCTGgctgaggaggagggggaggagaacgCCGAACGCCACGCCCTGCCCTTCCACCGGAAAAACAACCATAAAC agttttACAAAGAATTGGCCTGGGTCCctgaggcacagaggaaacaCACAG CCAAGAAGGCGCCTGATGGCACTGTCATCCCCAACGGCTACTGTGACTTCTGCCTGGGTGGCTCCAAGAAGACGGGGTGTCCCGAGGACCTCATCTCCTGTGCCGACTGTGGGCGATCAG GACACCCCTCGTGTTTACAGTTCACGGTGAACATGACGGCAGCTGTGCGGACCTACCGCTGGCAGTGCATCGAGTGCaagtcctgcagcctgtgtggCACCTCGGAGAACGAC GGTGCCAGCTGGGCGGGTCTCACCTCCCAGGACCAGCTGCTGTTTTGTGACGACTGCGATCGGGGTTACCACATGTACTGCCTGAGTCCCCCCATGGCGGAGCCCCCGGAAG GGAGCTGGAGTTGTCACCTCTGTCTTCGGCACCTGAAAGAGAAGGCCTCTGCCTACATCACCCTCACCTAG
- the DPF1 gene encoding zinc finger protein neuro-d4 isoform X4, giving the protein MGGLSARPSAGRTGPAGTCWGQDPGSKMATVIPGPLSLGEDFYREAIEHCRSYNARLCAERSLRLPFLDSQTGVAQNNCYIWMEKTHRGPGLAPGQIYTYPARCWRKKRRLNILEDPRLRPCEYKIDCEAPLKKEGGLPEGPVLEALLCAETGEKKIELKEEETIMDCQKQQLLEFPHDLEVEDLEDDIPRRKNRAKGKAYGIGGLRKRQDTASLEDRDKPYVCDICGKRYKNRPGLSYHYTHTHLAEEEGEENAERHALPFHRKNNHKPKKAPDGTVIPNGYCDFCLGGSKKTGCPEDLISCADCGRSGHPSCLQFTVNMTAAVRTYRWQCIECKSCSLCGTSENDGASWAGLTSQDQLLFCDDCDRGYHMYCLSPPMAEPPEGSWSCHLCLRHLKEKASAYITLT; this is encoded by the exons ATGGGCGGCCTCAGCGCCCGCCCGAGCGCTGGGAGGACCGGCCCGGCGGGGACCTGCTGGGGGCAGGACCCTGGGAGCAAGATGGCCACGGTCATCCCCGGCCCCCTGAG CCTAGGCGAGGACTTCTACCGAGAAGCCATCGAGCACTGCCGCAGCTACAACGCGCGCCTGTGCGCCGAGCGCAGCCTGCGCCTGCCGTTCCTCGACTCGCAGACCGGCGTGGCCCAGAACAACTGCTACATCTGGATGGAGAAGACCCACCGCGGCCCGG GTTTGGCCCCGGGACAGATTTACACGTACCCCGCCCGCTGTTGGAGAAAGAAACGGAGACTCAACATCCTGGAAGACCCCAGACTCCGGCCCTGCGAGTATAAGATTG ACTGTGAGGCGCCATTGAAGAAGGAGGGCGGCCTCCCAGAAGGGCCGGTCCTTGAGGCTCTACTGTGTGCTGAGACAGGGGAGAAGAAGATAGAGCTGAAGGAGGAGGAGACCATTATGGACTGCCAG AAACAGCAGCTGCTGGAGTTTCCACATGATCTTGAAGTGGAAGACTTGGAGGATGACATTCCCAGGAGGAAGAACAGGGCCAAAGGAAAG GCATATGGCATCGGGGGTCTCCGGAAACGCCAGGACACCGCTTCCCTGGAGGACCGAGACAAGCCGTATGTCTGTGATA TCTGTGGGAAACGGTATAAGAACCGGCCAGGGCTCAGCTACCACTACACCCACACCCACCTGgctgaggaggagggggaggagaacgCCGAACGCCACGCCCTGCCCTTCCACCGGAAAAACAACCATAAAC CCAAGAAGGCGCCTGATGGCACTGTCATCCCCAACGGCTACTGTGACTTCTGCCTGGGTGGCTCCAAGAAGACGGGGTGTCCCGAGGACCTCATCTCCTGTGCCGACTGTGGGCGATCAG GACACCCCTCGTGTTTACAGTTCACGGTGAACATGACGGCAGCTGTGCGGACCTACCGCTGGCAGTGCATCGAGTGCaagtcctgcagcctgtgtggCACCTCGGAGAACGAC GGTGCCAGCTGGGCGGGTCTCACCTCCCAGGACCAGCTGCTGTTTTGTGACGACTGCGATCGGGGTTACCACATGTACTGCCTGAGTCCCCCCATGGCGGAGCCCCCGGAAG GGAGCTGGAGTTGTCACCTCTGTCTTCGGCACCTGAAAGAGAAGGCCTCTGCCTACATCACCCTCACCTAG
- the DPF1 gene encoding zinc finger protein neuro-d4 isoform X7, producing MATAIQNPLKSLGEDFYREAIEHCRSYNARLCAERSLRLPFLDSQTGVAQNNCYIWMEKTHRGPGLAPGQIYTYPARCWRKKRRLNILEDPRLRPCEYKIDCEAPLKKEGGLPEGPVLEALLCAETGEKKIELKEEETIMDCQKQQLLEFPHDLEVEDLEDDIPRRKNRAKGKAYGIGGLRKRQDTASLEDRDKPYVCDICGKRYKNRPGLSYHYTHTHLAEEEGEENAERHALPFHRKNNHKQFYKELAWVPEAQRKHTAKKAPDGTVIPNGYCDFCLGGSKKTGCPEDLISCADCGRSGHPSCLQFTVNMTAAVRTYRWQCIECKSCSLCGTSENDDQLLFCDDCDRGYHMYCLSPPMAEPPEGSWSCHLCLRHLKEKASAYITLT from the exons ATGGCCACCGCCATTCAGAACCCGCTCAAGTC CCTAGGCGAGGACTTCTACCGAGAAGCCATCGAGCACTGCCGCAGCTACAACGCGCGCCTGTGCGCCGAGCGCAGCCTGCGCCTGCCGTTCCTCGACTCGCAGACCGGCGTGGCCCAGAACAACTGCTACATCTGGATGGAGAAGACCCACCGCGGCCCGG GTTTGGCCCCGGGACAGATTTACACGTACCCCGCCCGCTGTTGGAGAAAGAAACGGAGACTCAACATCCTGGAAGACCCCAGACTCCGGCCCTGCGAGTATAAGATTG ACTGTGAGGCGCCATTGAAGAAGGAGGGCGGCCTCCCAGAAGGGCCGGTCCTTGAGGCTCTACTGTGTGCTGAGACAGGGGAGAAGAAGATAGAGCTGAAGGAGGAGGAGACCATTATGGACTGCCAG AAACAGCAGCTGCTGGAGTTTCCACATGATCTTGAAGTGGAAGACTTGGAGGATGACATTCCCAGGAGGAAGAACAGGGCCAAAGGAAAG GCATATGGCATCGGGGGTCTCCGGAAACGCCAGGACACCGCTTCCCTGGAGGACCGAGACAAGCCGTATGTCTGTGATA TCTGTGGGAAACGGTATAAGAACCGGCCAGGGCTCAGCTACCACTACACCCACACCCACCTGgctgaggaggagggggaggagaacgCCGAACGCCACGCCCTGCCCTTCCACCGGAAAAACAACCATAAAC agttttACAAAGAATTGGCCTGGGTCCctgaggcacagaggaaacaCACAG CCAAGAAGGCGCCTGATGGCACTGTCATCCCCAACGGCTACTGTGACTTCTGCCTGGGTGGCTCCAAGAAGACGGGGTGTCCCGAGGACCTCATCTCCTGTGCCGACTGTGGGCGATCAG GACACCCCTCGTGTTTACAGTTCACGGTGAACATGACGGCAGCTGTGCGGACCTACCGCTGGCAGTGCATCGAGTGCaagtcctgcagcctgtgtggCACCTCGGAGAACGAC GACCAGCTGCTGTTTTGTGACGACTGCGATCGGGGTTACCACATGTACTGCCTGAGTCCCCCCATGGCGGAGCCCCCGGAAG GGAGCTGGAGTTGTCACCTCTGTCTTCGGCACCTGAAAGAGAAGGCCTCTGCCTACATCACCCTCACCTAG
- the DPF1 gene encoding zinc finger protein neuro-d4 isoform X1, with protein sequence MGGLSARPSAGRTGPAGTCWGQDPGSKMATVIPGPLSLGEDFYREAIEHCRSYNARLCAERSLRLPFLDSQTGVAQNNCYIWMEKTHRGPGLAPGQIYTYPARCWRKKRRLNILEDPRLRPCEYKIDCEAPLKKEGGLPEGPVLEALLCAETGEKKIELKEEETIMDCQKQQLLEFPHDLEVEDLEDDIPRRKNRAKGKAYGIGGLRKRQDTASLEDRDKPYVCDICGKRYKNRPGLSYHYTHTHLAEEEGEENAERHALPFHRKNNHKQFYKELAWVPEAQRKHTAKKAPDGTVIPNGYCDFCLGGSKKTGCPEDLISCADCGRSGHPSCLQFTVNMTAAVRTYRWQCIECKSCSLCGTSENDGASWAGLTSQDQLLFCDDCDRGYHMYCLSPPMAEPPEGSWSCHLCLRHLKEKASAYITLT encoded by the exons ATGGGCGGCCTCAGCGCCCGCCCGAGCGCTGGGAGGACCGGCCCGGCGGGGACCTGCTGGGGGCAGGACCCTGGGAGCAAGATGGCCACGGTCATCCCCGGCCCCCTGAG CCTAGGCGAGGACTTCTACCGAGAAGCCATCGAGCACTGCCGCAGCTACAACGCGCGCCTGTGCGCCGAGCGCAGCCTGCGCCTGCCGTTCCTCGACTCGCAGACCGGCGTGGCCCAGAACAACTGCTACATCTGGATGGAGAAGACCCACCGCGGCCCGG GTTTGGCCCCGGGACAGATTTACACGTACCCCGCCCGCTGTTGGAGAAAGAAACGGAGACTCAACATCCTGGAAGACCCCAGACTCCGGCCCTGCGAGTATAAGATTG ACTGTGAGGCGCCATTGAAGAAGGAGGGCGGCCTCCCAGAAGGGCCGGTCCTTGAGGCTCTACTGTGTGCTGAGACAGGGGAGAAGAAGATAGAGCTGAAGGAGGAGGAGACCATTATGGACTGCCAG AAACAGCAGCTGCTGGAGTTTCCACATGATCTTGAAGTGGAAGACTTGGAGGATGACATTCCCAGGAGGAAGAACAGGGCCAAAGGAAAG GCATATGGCATCGGGGGTCTCCGGAAACGCCAGGACACCGCTTCCCTGGAGGACCGAGACAAGCCGTATGTCTGTGATA TCTGTGGGAAACGGTATAAGAACCGGCCAGGGCTCAGCTACCACTACACCCACACCCACCTGgctgaggaggagggggaggagaacgCCGAACGCCACGCCCTGCCCTTCCACCGGAAAAACAACCATAAAC agttttACAAAGAATTGGCCTGGGTCCctgaggcacagaggaaacaCACAG CCAAGAAGGCGCCTGATGGCACTGTCATCCCCAACGGCTACTGTGACTTCTGCCTGGGTGGCTCCAAGAAGACGGGGTGTCCCGAGGACCTCATCTCCTGTGCCGACTGTGGGCGATCAG GACACCCCTCGTGTTTACAGTTCACGGTGAACATGACGGCAGCTGTGCGGACCTACCGCTGGCAGTGCATCGAGTGCaagtcctgcagcctgtgtggCACCTCGGAGAACGAC GGTGCCAGCTGGGCGGGTCTCACCTCCCAGGACCAGCTGCTGTTTTGTGACGACTGCGATCGGGGTTACCACATGTACTGCCTGAGTCCCCCCATGGCGGAGCCCCCGGAAG GGAGCTGGAGTTGTCACCTCTGTCTTCGGCACCTGAAAGAGAAGGCCTCTGCCTACATCACCCTCACCTAG
- the DPF1 gene encoding zinc finger protein neuro-d4 isoform X6 — protein sequence MGGLSARPSAGRTGPAGTCWGQDPGSKMATVIPGPLSLGEDFYREAIEHCRSYNARLCAERSLRLPFLDSQTGVAQNNCYIWMEKTHRGPGLAPGQIYTYPARCWRKKRRLNILEDPRLRPCEYKIDCEAPLKKEGGLPEGPVLEALLCAETGEKKIELKEEETIMDCQKQQLLEFPHDLEVEDLEDDIPRRKNRAKGKAYGIGGLRKRQDTASLEDRDKPYVCDICGKRYKNRPGLSYHYTHTHLAEEEGEENAERHALPFHRKNNHKPKKAPDGTVIPNGYCDFCLGGSKKTGCPEDLISCADCGRSGHPSCLQFTVNMTAAVRTYRWQCIECKSCSLCGTSENDDQLLFCDDCDRGYHMYCLSPPMAEPPEGSWSCHLCLRHLKEKASAYITLT from the exons ATGGGCGGCCTCAGCGCCCGCCCGAGCGCTGGGAGGACCGGCCCGGCGGGGACCTGCTGGGGGCAGGACCCTGGGAGCAAGATGGCCACGGTCATCCCCGGCCCCCTGAG CCTAGGCGAGGACTTCTACCGAGAAGCCATCGAGCACTGCCGCAGCTACAACGCGCGCCTGTGCGCCGAGCGCAGCCTGCGCCTGCCGTTCCTCGACTCGCAGACCGGCGTGGCCCAGAACAACTGCTACATCTGGATGGAGAAGACCCACCGCGGCCCGG GTTTGGCCCCGGGACAGATTTACACGTACCCCGCCCGCTGTTGGAGAAAGAAACGGAGACTCAACATCCTGGAAGACCCCAGACTCCGGCCCTGCGAGTATAAGATTG ACTGTGAGGCGCCATTGAAGAAGGAGGGCGGCCTCCCAGAAGGGCCGGTCCTTGAGGCTCTACTGTGTGCTGAGACAGGGGAGAAGAAGATAGAGCTGAAGGAGGAGGAGACCATTATGGACTGCCAG AAACAGCAGCTGCTGGAGTTTCCACATGATCTTGAAGTGGAAGACTTGGAGGATGACATTCCCAGGAGGAAGAACAGGGCCAAAGGAAAG GCATATGGCATCGGGGGTCTCCGGAAACGCCAGGACACCGCTTCCCTGGAGGACCGAGACAAGCCGTATGTCTGTGATA TCTGTGGGAAACGGTATAAGAACCGGCCAGGGCTCAGCTACCACTACACCCACACCCACCTGgctgaggaggagggggaggagaacgCCGAACGCCACGCCCTGCCCTTCCACCGGAAAAACAACCATAAAC CCAAGAAGGCGCCTGATGGCACTGTCATCCCCAACGGCTACTGTGACTTCTGCCTGGGTGGCTCCAAGAAGACGGGGTGTCCCGAGGACCTCATCTCCTGTGCCGACTGTGGGCGATCAG GACACCCCTCGTGTTTACAGTTCACGGTGAACATGACGGCAGCTGTGCGGACCTACCGCTGGCAGTGCATCGAGTGCaagtcctgcagcctgtgtggCACCTCGGAGAACGAC GACCAGCTGCTGTTTTGTGACGACTGCGATCGGGGTTACCACATGTACTGCCTGAGTCCCCCCATGGCGGAGCCCCCGGAAG GGAGCTGGAGTTGTCACCTCTGTCTTCGGCACCTGAAAGAGAAGGCCTCTGCCTACATCACCCTCACCTAG
- the DPF1 gene encoding zinc finger protein neuro-d4 isoform X2 — MGGLSARPSAGRTGPAGTCWGQDPGSKMATVIPGPLSLGEDFYREAIEHCRSYNARLCAERSLRLPFLDSQTGVAQNNCYIWMEKTHRGPGLAPGQIYTYPARCWRKKRRLNILEDPRLRPCEYKIDCEAPLKKEGGLPEGPVLEALLCAETGEKKIELKEEETIMDCQKQQLLEFPHDLEVEDLEDDIPRRKNRAKGKAYGIGGLRKRQDTASLEDRDKPYVCDICGKRYKNRPGLSYHYTHTHLAEEEGEENAERHALPFHRKNNHKQFYKELAWVPEAQRKHTAKKAPDGTVIPNGYCDFCLGGSKKTGCPEDLISCADCGRSGHPSCLQFTVNMTAAVRTYRWQCIECKSCSLCGTSENDVISFPLHREETELREGTRLAQGHPARKMVRLGPEPTSMTSRPSSCHFKCSTESYKT; from the exons ATGGGCGGCCTCAGCGCCCGCCCGAGCGCTGGGAGGACCGGCCCGGCGGGGACCTGCTGGGGGCAGGACCCTGGGAGCAAGATGGCCACGGTCATCCCCGGCCCCCTGAG CCTAGGCGAGGACTTCTACCGAGAAGCCATCGAGCACTGCCGCAGCTACAACGCGCGCCTGTGCGCCGAGCGCAGCCTGCGCCTGCCGTTCCTCGACTCGCAGACCGGCGTGGCCCAGAACAACTGCTACATCTGGATGGAGAAGACCCACCGCGGCCCGG GTTTGGCCCCGGGACAGATTTACACGTACCCCGCCCGCTGTTGGAGAAAGAAACGGAGACTCAACATCCTGGAAGACCCCAGACTCCGGCCCTGCGAGTATAAGATTG ACTGTGAGGCGCCATTGAAGAAGGAGGGCGGCCTCCCAGAAGGGCCGGTCCTTGAGGCTCTACTGTGTGCTGAGACAGGGGAGAAGAAGATAGAGCTGAAGGAGGAGGAGACCATTATGGACTGCCAG AAACAGCAGCTGCTGGAGTTTCCACATGATCTTGAAGTGGAAGACTTGGAGGATGACATTCCCAGGAGGAAGAACAGGGCCAAAGGAAAG GCATATGGCATCGGGGGTCTCCGGAAACGCCAGGACACCGCTTCCCTGGAGGACCGAGACAAGCCGTATGTCTGTGATA TCTGTGGGAAACGGTATAAGAACCGGCCAGGGCTCAGCTACCACTACACCCACACCCACCTGgctgaggaggagggggaggagaacgCCGAACGCCACGCCCTGCCCTTCCACCGGAAAAACAACCATAAAC agttttACAAAGAATTGGCCTGGGTCCctgaggcacagaggaaacaCACAG CCAAGAAGGCGCCTGATGGCACTGTCATCCCCAACGGCTACTGTGACTTCTGCCTGGGTGGCTCCAAGAAGACGGGGTGTCCCGAGGACCTCATCTCCTGTGCCGACTGTGGGCGATCAG GACACCCCTCGTGTTTACAGTTCACGGTGAACATGACGGCAGCTGTGCGGACCTACCGCTGGCAGTGCATCGAGTGCaagtcctgcagcctgtgtggCACCTCGGAGAACGAC GTGATCTCGTTCCCACTTCACAGAGAAGAAACCGAGCTCAGAGAGGGGActagacttgcccaaggtcacccagccaggaaAATGGTACGGCTGGGACCTGAACCCACGTCCATGACTTCCAGACCATCTTCGTGTCATTTTAAGTGTTCCACAGAGTCCTATAAAACCTAA